One Campylobacter concisus DNA segment encodes these proteins:
- the gatB gene encoding Asp-tRNA(Asn)/Glu-tRNA(Gln) amidotransferase subunit GatB, with protein sequence MFEVVIGLEVHTQLNTKTKIFCSCSTSFGDEANTHVCPTCLALPGALPVLNKEAVKKAISFGTAINAKINKKSVFNRKNYFYPDLPKAYQISQFEIPIVEGGELIIDVNGTKKRIGVTRAHLEEDAGKNIHEEIESLVDLNRAGTPLLEIVSEPDLRSSDEAVAYLKKLHSILRFLNISDANMQEGSFRCDANVSIRPKGDTKLYTRVEIKNLNSFKFIQKAIDYEVERQSAAWEDGKYDQEVYQETRLFDTTNLVTRSMRGKEDSAEYRYFPDPDLLPVEIPEDMYNEAIKIPELAEQKVARYVSELGVKESDALNLTQSVEMARYFEELIAAGIQPKLATTWLIVELLGRLNNGVTIETSPVGSTKMINLLKRIEDGTISGKAAKEVLDYLMENDADVDSVIEKLGLKQVSDDSAIIAIIDQILAANTDKVEEYKNGKDKMFGFFVGQVMKEGKGAFNPGKVNELLKAKIG encoded by the coding sequence ATGTTTGAAGTCGTTATCGGTTTAGAAGTTCATACTCAGCTTAATACAAAAACTAAAATTTTCTGCTCTTGCTCAACTAGCTTCGGTGACGAGGCAAATACTCACGTTTGCCCAACCTGCCTAGCACTTCCTGGAGCGCTACCTGTGCTAAACAAAGAAGCTGTCAAAAAAGCGATCAGCTTTGGTACGGCGATAAACGCTAAGATAAATAAAAAATCAGTCTTTAATAGAAAAAACTACTTCTATCCGGATCTCCCAAAGGCCTATCAAATTTCACAGTTTGAGATTCCTATCGTAGAAGGTGGCGAGCTAATAATCGACGTAAATGGTACTAAAAAACGCATCGGCGTAACAAGAGCACACCTTGAAGAGGACGCTGGCAAGAACATCCACGAAGAAATCGAGAGTCTGGTTGATCTAAATAGAGCTGGCACGCCGCTTCTTGAGATAGTTAGCGAGCCAGACCTTAGAAGTAGCGACGAGGCGGTGGCTTATCTTAAAAAACTACACTCAATCCTTCGCTTTTTAAATATCAGCGACGCAAATATGCAGGAAGGTAGCTTCCGCTGCGACGCAAACGTCTCTATCCGTCCAAAAGGCGATACCAAGCTTTATACAAGAGTTGAGATAAAAAATCTAAACTCATTTAAATTTATCCAAAAAGCGATCGATTACGAGGTGGAGCGCCAAAGTGCAGCTTGGGAAGATGGCAAATACGACCAAGAAGTCTATCAAGAGACAAGGCTGTTTGACACGACAAATTTAGTGACAAGATCTATGCGTGGCAAAGAGGATAGTGCGGAGTATAGATACTTCCCTGATCCTGACTTGCTGCCAGTTGAGATCCCAGAAGATATGTATAACGAAGCGATAAAAATTCCAGAGCTTGCCGAGCAAAAGGTCGCAAGATATGTTAGTGAGCTAGGCGTAAAAGAGAGTGATGCACTAAATTTAACTCAAAGCGTTGAGATGGCTAGATATTTTGAAGAGCTGATCGCTGCTGGAATTCAACCAAAGCTCGCTACTACGTGGCTCATAGTCGAGCTTCTTGGTCGCTTAAATAACGGCGTAACGATCGAGACAAGCCCAGTTGGCAGCACCAAGATGATAAATTTACTAAAACGCATAGAAGATGGAACGATAAGTGGCAAGGCTGCAAAAGAGGTGCTTGACTACCTTATGGAAAATGACGCGGACGTCGATAGTGTCATCGAAAAGCTTGGCTTAAAACAAGTGAGCGACGACTCAGCGATTATTGCGATCATAGATCAAATTTTGGCTGCAAATACTGACAAAGTCGAAGAGTATAAAAACGGCAAAGATAAGATGTTTGGCTTCTTTGTCGGTCAGGTGATGAAAGAGGGCAAGGGTGCCTTTAATCCAGGCAAGGTCAATGAGCTTTT
- a CDS encoding F0F1 ATP synthase subunit A yields MKDLFLFSNFLNSSHAFIYAFHFLLVALIVIIVAYIARSKMQLVPRGLQNIVEAYLEGVISMGRDTLGSEKLARKYLPLVATIGFIVFFSNVVGIIPGFESPTSSLNLTLVLALVVFVYYNFEGIRENGFFKYFGHFMGPNKFLAPIMFPVEVISHLSRVVSLSFRLFGNIKGDDLFLLAMLTLAPWFAPLPAFALLTLMAVLQTFIFMMLTYVYLAGAVAISEHEH; encoded by the coding sequence ATGAAAGATTTGTTTCTATTTTCAAATTTCCTAAATAGCTCCCACGCCTTTATCTATGCGTTTCACTTTCTGCTTGTAGCTTTGATTGTTATCATAGTTGCTTATATAGCAAGGAGTAAGATGCAGCTTGTACCAAGAGGTCTTCAAAATATAGTTGAAGCTTATTTAGAGGGTGTTATATCTATGGGAAGAGATACTTTAGGTAGTGAAAAACTAGCAAGGAAATATCTCCCACTTGTTGCAACTATCGGTTTTATCGTATTTTTTTCAAATGTTGTAGGTATTATTCCTGGATTTGAGTCACCAACATCAAGTCTAAATTTAACTCTAGTTTTGGCTTTAGTTGTATTTGTTTATTACAACTTTGAGGGCATTAGAGAAAATGGATTTTTCAAATACTTTGGGCACTTTATGGGGCCGAATAAATTTCTAGCTCCTATTATGTTTCCAGTTGAAGTCATCTCGCATCTTTCACGTGTAGTTTCGCTATCATTTCGTCTTTTTGGTAACATCAAAGGCGATGATTTGTTCTTACTTGCGATGCTTACACTTGCGCCTTGGTTTGCTCCACTTCCAGCTTTTGCGCTTCTAACGCTTATGGCTGTTTTGCAAACATTTATCTTTATGATGCTAACTTACGTTTATCTAGCTGGTGCCGTTGCTATTAGTGAGCACGAGCATTAA
- a CDS encoding TSUP family transporter, with protein sequence MEFDLLSYVVFFVAAFLGGFIDSIAGGGGLITLPAIMAMGVPPHLALGTNKLQGVFGSFTATLNFTKRGLINYKECFVGIVFTFIGAIIGAVVILFLNTNFLKIIIPFLLIAIFIYTLFMPKVGENDRVAKMNEKLFYVVFGLMLGFYDGFFGPGTGSFWTFAIVVLIGLNLKKAVAHTKLLNFTSNIVALGIFIAGGQMLWAVGLLMAVGQILGAYFGSNLVIKREVKFIRTMFLMVVAVTICKLLFDYFKA encoded by the coding sequence ATGGAATTTGATCTACTTAGCTATGTCGTTTTTTTTGTAGCTGCATTTTTAGGCGGTTTTATCGATTCTATCGCTGGTGGAGGTGGGCTTATAACGCTTCCAGCTATTATGGCGATGGGTGTGCCACCACACCTTGCACTTGGCACAAATAAGCTTCAAGGAGTTTTTGGTAGCTTTACAGCGACTCTAAATTTTACAAAACGGGGATTAATTAATTATAAAGAGTGCTTTGTAGGTATCGTTTTTACTTTCATTGGAGCTATCATCGGAGCGGTGGTTATCCTATTTTTAAATACAAATTTTTTAAAGATAATTATCCCATTTTTACTGATTGCTATTTTTATCTATACACTTTTTATGCCAAAAGTCGGTGAAAATGATAGAGTTGCAAAGATGAATGAAAAGCTATTTTATGTAGTTTTTGGACTAATGCTTGGCTTTTATGATGGTTTTTTTGGTCCAGGAACAGGCTCTTTTTGGACATTTGCGATAGTAGTATTAATTGGGCTAAATTTAAAAAAGGCTGTCGCTCATACAAAACTCTTAAATTTTACTAGCAATATCGTTGCCCTTGGCATTTTTATAGCTGGTGGGCAGATGCTTTGGGCTGTTGGACTTTTGATGGCAGTTGGTCAAATTTTAGGCGCATATTTTGGATCAAATCTTGTCATTAAAAGAGAAGTAAAATTTATTAGAACAATGTTTCTAATGGTAGTTGCAGTGACCATTTGCAAACTGCTTTTTGACTACTTCAAGGCTTAA
- a CDS encoding superoxide dismutase family protein: MKKIVLLSAVLGTLLFAHEGHHFDAKAGEHLVIPVNELSEKGDKSVGEVVAVKTNYGVAFFPNLKGLTAGLHGFHIHENADCGATEKGLGMKAGGHWDPAGTKMHSFAWDDKGHKGDLPALYVDTEGNANYPVLAPKIKSLDELKGHSLMVHVGGDNHSDNPKALGGGGARMLCGVIK; this comes from the coding sequence ATGAAAAAAATCGTTTTACTAAGTGCAGTTCTAGGAACTTTGCTTTTTGCTCACGAAGGTCATCACTTTGATGCAAAAGCTGGAGAGCATCTAGTTATACCTGTTAATGAACTAAGCGAGAAGGGCGATAAGAGTGTCGGCGAAGTAGTAGCTGTTAAGACAAACTACGGCGTTGCATTTTTTCCAAATTTAAAAGGACTTACTGCAGGACTACACGGATTTCACATCCATGAAAATGCTGACTGTGGTGCGACTGAAAAAGGCCTTGGTATGAAAGCAGGCGGTCACTGGGATCCAGCTGGCACAAAGATGCACTCTTTTGCATGGGACGACAAGGGTCACAAAGGCGATTTGCCAGCACTTTACGTAGATACTGAGGGCAATGCGAACTATCCAGTGCTAGCTCCAAAGATAAAGAGTCTTGACGAGCTAAAAGGTCACTCACTAATGGTTCATGTTGGTGGTGATAATCATAGCGACAACCCAAAAGCACTTGGCGGTGGCGGTGCTAGAATGCTTTGTGGCGTTATTAAGTAG
- a CDS encoding TIGR02757 family protein has protein sequence MSELKSLLDSHVLSKNTNSGLFDAPDPLQVASKFKEPNIALICALFAYGNAKMIVKFLNSLDFSLLYESEKNIKKNLSNFKYRFQNENDVKEIFITLSRLKKEGEIEEILRQGLAKNGEMIEGVNELIKFIYKLNSYRSDGYEFFFGKSFDKEPQSPYKRYNMYLRWMVRDSDIDLGLFKNLPKDRLLMPLDVHTHRVSLNLGLINRKSYDFKAVMDLTKKLREFDELDPIKYDFALYRIGQSKELETIIKNLKK, from the coding sequence ATGAGCGAACTAAAGAGCCTTTTAGACTCGCACGTACTTAGTAAAAATACAAACTCGGGGCTATTTGACGCCCCAGACCCACTCCAAGTCGCCTCTAAATTTAAAGAGCCAAATATAGCGCTCATTTGTGCGTTATTTGCATATGGCAACGCAAAAATGATAGTAAAATTTCTAAATTCGCTTGATTTTAGCTTGCTTTATGAGAGTGAGAAAAATATCAAGAAAAATTTATCAAATTTCAAATACCGCTTTCAAAATGAAAACGACGTAAAAGAAATTTTTATCACTCTCTCACGCCTTAAAAAAGAGGGCGAGATAGAGGAAATTTTACGTCAAGGCCTTGCAAAAAATGGCGAGATGATAGAGGGCGTAAATGAGCTTATCAAATTTATATATAAGCTAAATTCTTACCGCTCGGACGGATATGAGTTTTTCTTTGGTAAGAGTTTTGATAAAGAGCCACAAAGCCCATATAAACGCTATAACATGTATCTTCGCTGGATGGTAAGGGATAGCGACATCGACCTTGGATTATTTAAAAATTTACCAAAAGATAGGCTTTTGATGCCGCTTGATGTTCATACGCATAGAGTTTCTTTAAATTTAGGACTTATAAACAGAAAGAGCTACGATTTCAAAGCAGTCATGGATCTTACAAAAAAACTTAGAGAATTTGACGAGCTAGACCCGATAAAATACGACTTCGCGCTTTATAGAATAGGGCAGAGTAAAGAGTTAGAAACTATCATAAAAAATCTCAAAAAATAA